A single window of Rhodococcus jostii RHA1 DNA harbors:
- a CDS encoding S1 family peptidase, protein MLKRFAAVVAATAGILGFVAAGSATAAPAAVLGGGSGIVVNDELVCSLTTIGHDNAGRLVGLTAGHCGEAGSYVVPEASQDSGIVGKFVVSNPALDYAVIQFDPAKVVPVNRVGGVTITQIGAPAAFPQVACKEGRTTGNTCGIVYGDLMQTGETWTQACVIEGDSGAPMVVGTTLVAMVNAYLAAPCIGPEIGTNLNSIVADMNASGGPGAGFRPI, encoded by the coding sequence ATGTTGAAACGATTCGCGGCGGTTGTTGCGGCGACAGCGGGAATTCTGGGATTCGTTGCGGCGGGGTCCGCGACAGCAGCTCCGGCCGCCGTCTTGGGGGGCGGTTCGGGGATCGTGGTGAACGACGAACTCGTCTGCTCACTCACCACCATCGGCCACGACAACGCGGGCAGGCTCGTCGGCCTGACGGCGGGCCACTGCGGTGAGGCGGGCTCCTACGTGGTGCCCGAAGCCAGTCAGGACAGTGGCATCGTCGGAAAGTTCGTCGTCTCCAATCCCGCTCTCGACTACGCGGTGATCCAGTTCGACCCGGCGAAGGTCGTCCCGGTCAACCGGGTCGGCGGCGTCACCATCACCCAAATCGGCGCACCGGCAGCGTTCCCGCAGGTGGCGTGCAAGGAAGGCCGCACCACGGGCAACACCTGCGGCATCGTCTACGGCGACCTCATGCAGACGGGGGAGACGTGGACCCAGGCCTGCGTGATCGAGGGTGACTCGGGCGCACCGATGGTCGTCGGCACCACCCTGGTGGCCATGGTCAACGCCTACCTCGCGGCACCGTGCATCGGCCCGGAGATCGGCACCAACCTCAACTCCATCGTCGCCGATATGAACGCGAGCGGTGGTCCCGGCGCCGGGTTCCGGCCCATCTAG
- a CDS encoding TIGR03086 family metal-binding protein: MAFDWFELARIAHREFGARVAAITDWSAPTPDREWDVTHLVRHVIEEQQWVPPLLAGKTVGEATPDIEPLHGDMRSEWQRYSDAAIHAWSSTDPQTQVHLSYGTVPLEPYLRQQIADVTIHAWDLAKATGSDDTLDPHLVAGVWSDLDGQREMLSESGLFADPVDVPDDSPLQDRLIALTGRDPRQRI; encoded by the coding sequence ATGGCATTCGACTGGTTCGAACTCGCCCGCATCGCCCACCGCGAGTTCGGTGCACGGGTCGCCGCGATCACCGACTGGTCGGCGCCGACCCCGGACCGCGAATGGGACGTCACCCACCTGGTGCGGCACGTCATCGAGGAACAGCAGTGGGTTCCCCCACTGCTTGCCGGGAAGACGGTCGGCGAAGCGACCCCGGACATCGAGCCCCTGCACGGCGACATGCGGTCGGAATGGCAGCGGTATTCGGACGCGGCCATCCACGCGTGGTCGTCGACCGACCCGCAGACGCAGGTCCACCTGTCCTACGGGACGGTGCCGCTCGAGCCGTATCTGCGGCAGCAGATCGCCGACGTCACCATCCACGCATGGGACCTCGCCAAGGCCACCGGATCCGACGACACACTCGACCCGCACCTCGTCGCCGGCGTCTGGTCGGATCTCGACGGCCAACGCGAGATGCTCTCCGAGAGCGGACTGTTCGCCGACCCCGTCGACGTTCCCGACGACTCGCCGCTGCAGGATCGCCTGATCGCCCTGACCGGTCGCGATCCCCGGCAACGCATTTAA
- a CDS encoding RNA-binding S4 domain-containing protein, with protein MAISGTDPASVRVDSWTWATRLFKTRSAAAAACRSGHVRVNGTTAKPAQPVKAGDEVRVRAAGVERIVEVVRPITKRVGAVVAVECYTDNTPPPPPREVLASIPQRDRGAGRPTKRERREMDRLRGL; from the coding sequence GTGGCGATTTCCGGTACCGATCCCGCGAGCGTCCGGGTCGACAGCTGGACCTGGGCGACCCGGCTGTTCAAAACGCGGTCCGCGGCGGCGGCCGCCTGCAGGTCGGGGCACGTGCGGGTCAACGGCACCACCGCCAAACCGGCGCAGCCGGTCAAGGCCGGTGACGAGGTCCGCGTTCGCGCGGCGGGTGTCGAACGCATCGTCGAGGTTGTCCGGCCGATCACCAAACGGGTCGGCGCGGTGGTGGCGGTCGAGTGCTACACCGACAACACACCACCGCCCCCACCGCGCGAAGTCCTCGCGTCGATACCGCAGCGCGACCGCGGCGCCGGCAGGCCCACCAAACGCGAACGCCGCGAGATGGACCGGTTGCGCGGGTTGTGA
- a CDS encoding MFS transporter: MSRVWLVWGVGVVAYIVAVLHRTSFGVSGLAATERFSISPSVLSGFVVLQIVVYAGMQIPAGVLLDRYGSRIMISAGALIMASAQMLLALTESLPLAVAARVLVGVGDAMTFISVLRLVPQWFAPRRVPLVSQLTGIFGQIGQILSALPLMLLLNGPGWGFAYGSAASLGLLSFVLAVSVIRNAPPGLEVVAAPAGLREVGKQIRAVWGRPGTRLGFFTHMGTQFSMTTFALLWGVPYLRSAQGLSPAEAGSLLTLSVISAIVAGPIIGILSGRFPMRRSYLVLAIMISNAAIWTVVLSLPGPAPIWLLIVLVMVISVGGPGSMIGFDYARMFNPSTSMGTAQGMVNIGGFLASLLVIQAMGLILDAMGGYSFDAFRVAWLVQYPVWIVAITGVLVTRGKTRRQMGLVLRPIRQVWRERGGRRKG, encoded by the coding sequence ATGAGCAGAGTGTGGTTGGTGTGGGGCGTCGGGGTTGTCGCTTATATCGTCGCCGTCCTGCATCGAACCTCGTTCGGTGTGTCGGGCCTCGCGGCGACGGAACGATTTTCGATCAGTCCGAGTGTGTTGTCGGGTTTCGTCGTACTCCAGATCGTGGTGTATGCGGGGATGCAGATCCCGGCGGGTGTGCTCCTCGACCGGTACGGGTCGCGGATCATGATTTCCGCGGGCGCCCTCATCATGGCCTCGGCACAGATGCTCCTCGCGCTCACCGAATCGCTGCCGCTGGCGGTCGCCGCGCGCGTTCTCGTCGGCGTCGGCGACGCGATGACGTTCATCTCCGTGCTGCGCCTGGTGCCGCAGTGGTTCGCGCCGCGGCGGGTCCCGCTCGTGTCGCAGCTGACCGGCATCTTCGGTCAGATCGGTCAGATCCTGTCGGCGCTGCCGTTGATGCTGTTGCTGAACGGGCCGGGCTGGGGTTTCGCGTACGGCAGCGCGGCGTCGCTCGGTTTGCTGTCGTTCGTGCTCGCCGTGTCCGTCATCCGCAATGCGCCGCCCGGTCTGGAGGTGGTGGCCGCGCCCGCCGGACTGCGGGAGGTGGGCAAGCAGATCCGCGCCGTGTGGGGTCGTCCCGGCACCCGGCTCGGGTTCTTCACCCACATGGGCACGCAGTTCTCGATGACCACGTTCGCCCTGTTGTGGGGTGTGCCGTACCTGAGGTCGGCGCAGGGGTTGTCGCCGGCGGAGGCCGGTTCGCTGCTGACCCTGTCGGTGATCTCGGCGATCGTGGCCGGGCCGATCATCGGCATCCTCAGCGGCCGGTTCCCGATGCGCCGCTCCTATCTGGTGCTGGCGATCATGATCAGCAACGCGGCGATCTGGACCGTCGTCCTGTCGCTGCCGGGTCCGGCGCCGATCTGGTTGCTGATCGTGCTGGTGATGGTGATCTCGGTGGGCGGCCCCGGTTCGATGATCGGCTTCGACTACGCCCGCATGTTCAATCCCAGCACCAGCATGGGAACGGCGCAGGGAATGGTCAACATCGGCGGCTTCCTGGCGTCGTTGCTGGTCATCCAGGCGATGGGTCTCATCCTCGACGCGATGGGCGGGTACTCGTTCGACGCGTTCCGGGTGGCCTGGCTCGTGCAGTACCCGGTCTGGATCGTGGCGATCACGGGTGTTCTGGTGACGCGTGGGAAGACGCGGAGGCAGATGGGATTGGTGCTGCGGCCCATTCGTCAGGTGTGGCGGGAGCGGGGCGGTCGCCGAAAGGGCTAG
- a CDS encoding diacylglycerol kinase encodes MSTQQVIEKVTVLVNPLAGHGHAPVAGRKGVARLRERGVAVTEIIGTDADHARMLARRAIDDGTDALVVVGGDGAISIGLQAAAQSGTPVGLIPAGTGNDHAREFGIPVGDPVAAADVIADGEVQESDLARITLTDGAVVWAGTIVASGFDSLVTDRANRMSWPKGPMRYNLAMLAELTQLRPLHYSIELDEERFQVDATLVAVGNGRSYGGGMQICPGADKTDGLLDVTVVDYGRRSRLVRLFPRVYKGTHVDLPDVQTYRSRTVRLQCDGITAYADGDRVGPLPVTIEAVPAALRILSHTPA; translated from the coding sequence GTGAGCACCCAGCAGGTGATCGAGAAGGTCACCGTCCTCGTCAACCCCCTCGCCGGTCACGGTCACGCACCCGTCGCCGGCCGCAAGGGGGTGGCCCGCCTGCGTGAGCGCGGGGTCGCCGTCACCGAGATCATCGGAACGGATGCCGATCACGCGCGCATGCTGGCGCGCCGGGCGATCGACGACGGCACCGACGCGCTCGTCGTCGTCGGCGGGGACGGCGCCATCAGCATCGGGTTGCAGGCGGCGGCGCAGTCCGGGACGCCGGTCGGGCTGATCCCGGCCGGCACCGGCAACGACCACGCGCGCGAATTCGGTATCCCCGTTGGCGATCCCGTCGCCGCGGCCGACGTGATCGCCGACGGGGAGGTGCAGGAGTCCGACCTCGCCAGGATCACGCTCACGGACGGCGCGGTGGTGTGGGCGGGCACCATCGTGGCGAGCGGATTCGACTCGCTCGTCACGGACCGCGCCAACCGGATGTCCTGGCCGAAGGGTCCGATGCGGTACAACCTCGCGATGCTCGCCGAACTGACGCAGCTCCGCCCGCTGCACTACAGCATCGAATTGGACGAGGAGAGGTTCCAGGTGGACGCCACCCTCGTGGCGGTGGGCAACGGACGCTCCTACGGCGGCGGCATGCAGATCTGCCCGGGCGCCGACAAGACCGACGGCCTGCTCGACGTCACGGTCGTCGACTACGGTCGCCGGTCGAGGCTGGTCCGCTTGTTCCCCCGGGTCTACAAGGGCACACACGTGGATCTCCCCGACGTGCAGACCTACCGTTCACGGACGGTGCGATTGCAGTGCGACGGCATCACGGCCTACGCGGACGGCGACCGGGTCGGCCCGCTGCCCGTCACCATCGAGGCGGTGCCGGCCGCCCTGCGCATCCTCAGCCACACCCCGGCCTGA
- a CDS encoding FAD-binding oxidoreductase — protein sequence MQWDAWGASEKHKVLSDGVKGLLQQALGVTIREPSDRVADDVVLAPSALSDQQIAALAGIVGEQFCSTAHSDRLLRSGGKSTLDLLRRRSTEPQNAPDAVITPGTDAEVADVLRYCADHGIAVVPFGGGTSVVGGLDPVRDRFDAVVSLDLRRFDALIDLDTDSGIATLGAGVTGPLAEELLGAHGFSLGHFPQSFMFATIGGFAATRSSGQASAGYGRFEDMVQGLRVVTPTGTLDTGRAPASAAGPDLGELFVGSEGTLGVITRVRVRVHAVPDTTVREGWSFPDFETGAAALRALRQEGAVPTVLRLSDEAETAVNLATTDKIGEETVTGGCLAITTFEGTAEHTAERTAEARAVLVAHGGTSLGEGPGNGWEHGRFDAPYLRDSLLDAGALCETLETATTWGNLAALRTAVTTALTESLSGQGTPPLVLCHISHTYPTGASLYFTVVSAQADDPIEQWRKAKTAAGDAIVAAGGTITHHHAVGVDHRPWMRDEIGDLGVAILRAVKDTVDPVGILNPGKLIP from the coding sequence ATGCAGTGGGACGCCTGGGGTGCGTCGGAAAAGCACAAGGTCCTCTCGGACGGCGTCAAAGGACTGCTCCAGCAGGCCCTCGGCGTCACGATCAGGGAACCCTCCGACCGGGTGGCCGACGACGTCGTCCTGGCTCCCAGCGCACTGTCAGACCAGCAGATCGCCGCGCTCGCGGGCATCGTCGGAGAACAGTTCTGCAGCACCGCGCACTCCGACCGGCTGCTGCGTTCCGGCGGCAAGAGCACGCTCGACCTGCTGCGTCGCCGCAGCACCGAACCGCAGAACGCACCCGACGCCGTGATCACTCCCGGCACCGACGCCGAGGTCGCCGACGTGCTCCGATACTGCGCCGACCACGGCATCGCGGTGGTGCCGTTCGGGGGCGGAACGAGCGTGGTCGGCGGACTCGACCCCGTGCGCGACCGATTCGACGCCGTCGTCTCGCTGGACCTGCGCCGGTTCGACGCGCTCATCGACCTCGACACCGACTCCGGCATCGCGACGCTGGGCGCGGGCGTGACGGGTCCGCTCGCCGAGGAACTGCTCGGCGCGCACGGCTTCTCGCTCGGGCACTTCCCGCAGAGCTTCATGTTCGCGACCATCGGCGGCTTCGCGGCCACCCGGTCGTCGGGGCAGGCGTCCGCGGGGTACGGGCGGTTCGAGGACATGGTGCAGGGACTGCGGGTGGTGACCCCCACCGGGACCCTCGACACGGGGCGCGCCCCGGCCTCCGCGGCGGGTCCGGACCTCGGCGAATTGTTCGTCGGGTCGGAGGGCACGCTCGGCGTGATCACCCGGGTGCGGGTGCGGGTGCACGCGGTCCCCGACACCACCGTCCGGGAAGGGTGGAGTTTCCCCGACTTCGAGACGGGCGCGGCGGCTCTGCGTGCGTTGCGGCAGGAAGGTGCGGTCCCGACCGTGCTGCGGCTGTCCGACGAGGCGGAGACGGCGGTGAACCTCGCGACCACCGACAAGATCGGTGAGGAGACCGTCACCGGCGGCTGCCTGGCGATCACGACGTTCGAGGGCACCGCCGAGCACACCGCGGAGCGGACGGCGGAGGCTCGTGCCGTGCTGGTGGCGCACGGCGGCACGTCCCTGGGCGAGGGGCCCGGAAACGGTTGGGAGCACGGCCGTTTCGACGCACCGTACCTGCGCGACTCGCTGCTCGACGCCGGAGCGCTGTGTGAGACGCTGGAAACCGCGACCACCTGGGGCAACCTCGCTGCGCTCCGCACGGCCGTGACCACCGCGCTGACGGAGTCGCTGTCCGGGCAGGGCACCCCGCCGCTCGTCCTCTGCCACATCTCGCACACGTACCCGACCGGCGCCTCGCTGTATTTCACCGTCGTGTCCGCGCAGGCGGACGACCCGATCGAACAGTGGCGGAAGGCCAAGACCGCCGCCGGTGATGCGATCGTCGCCGCCGGCGGCACCATCACGCACCACCACGCGGTCGGAGTCGACCACCGCCCGTGGATGCGGGACGAGATCGGCGACCTGGGCGTCGCGATTCTGCGGGCGGTCAAGGACACGGTCGATCCGGTGGGAATCCTCAACCCCGGCAAGCTGATTCCGTGA
- the ilvD gene encoding dihydroxy-acid dehydratase translates to MSTPDPKPRSRDVTDGLEKTAARGMLRAVGMGDDDWGKSQIGVASSWNEITPCNLSLDRLAKAVKDGVHAAGGYPLEFGTISVSDGISMGHEGMHFSLVSREVIADSVETVMQAERLDGSVLLAGCDKSLPGMLMAAARLDLASVFLYAGSILPGVAKMSDGTERDVTIIDAFEAVGACSRGLMSREDVDAIERAICPGEGACGGMYTANTMASAAEALGMSLPGSASPPATDRRRDGFARRSGEAVVELLRRGITARDILTKEAFENAIAVVMAFGGSTNAVLHLLAIASEADVELTLDDFSRVGARVPHLADVKPFGKHVMKDVDHIGGVPVIMKALLDAGMLHGDCLTVTGKTMAENLSAIAPPDPDGKVLRAMSSPIHPTGGITILKGSLAPGGAVVKSAGFDSDVFTGTARVFERERAAMDALEDGTITNGDVVVIRYEGPKGGPGMREMLAITGAIKGAGLGKDVLLLTDGRFSGGTTGLCVGHVAPEAVDGGPIAFVRDGDQIRLDVGTGTLELLVDEEELAGRKNGWEPLPPRYTRGVLAKYTKLVGSASGGAVCG, encoded by the coding sequence ATGAGTACCCCGGATCCCAAACCCCGCAGCCGTGACGTCACCGACGGATTGGAGAAGACCGCAGCGCGCGGAATGCTCCGTGCGGTGGGCATGGGCGACGACGACTGGGGGAAATCCCAGATCGGCGTGGCGTCGTCCTGGAACGAGATCACCCCCTGCAACCTGTCGCTCGACCGGCTCGCGAAGGCCGTCAAGGACGGCGTCCACGCCGCAGGCGGGTATCCCCTCGAGTTCGGCACCATCTCCGTGTCCGACGGCATCTCGATGGGACACGAGGGCATGCACTTCTCCCTCGTCTCCCGTGAGGTGATCGCCGACAGCGTGGAAACGGTGATGCAGGCCGAACGCCTCGACGGGTCGGTGCTCCTCGCCGGTTGCGACAAGTCCCTGCCCGGCATGCTGATGGCCGCGGCCCGCCTCGACCTCGCGAGCGTGTTCCTCTACGCCGGTTCGATCCTGCCCGGTGTCGCAAAAATGTCCGACGGCACCGAACGCGACGTCACCATCATCGACGCGTTCGAGGCGGTCGGCGCCTGTTCGCGCGGACTGATGAGCCGTGAGGACGTCGACGCCATCGAGCGTGCCATCTGTCCCGGCGAGGGCGCGTGCGGCGGAATGTACACCGCGAACACGATGGCCAGTGCCGCCGAGGCGCTCGGCATGTCGCTGCCCGGCAGCGCCTCCCCGCCCGCCACCGACCGTCGTCGCGACGGATTCGCGAGGCGCAGCGGTGAAGCCGTCGTCGAACTGCTCCGCCGCGGCATCACCGCCAGGGACATCCTCACCAAGGAAGCGTTCGAGAACGCCATCGCCGTGGTCATGGCCTTCGGCGGTTCCACCAACGCCGTCCTGCACCTGCTGGCGATCGCGAGCGAAGCGGATGTGGAACTGACCCTCGACGACTTCTCCCGCGTCGGCGCCCGCGTCCCGCACCTCGCGGACGTCAAACCGTTCGGCAAGCACGTGATGAAGGACGTCGACCACATCGGCGGCGTCCCCGTCATCATGAAGGCCCTGCTCGACGCCGGGATGCTGCACGGCGACTGCCTCACCGTCACCGGCAAGACCATGGCCGAGAACCTGTCGGCCATCGCCCCTCCCGACCCGGACGGCAAGGTGCTCCGCGCGATGAGTTCGCCCATCCACCCGACCGGCGGAATCACGATCCTCAAGGGGTCCCTCGCCCCGGGCGGCGCGGTGGTGAAGTCGGCCGGGTTCGACTCCGACGTCTTCACCGGCACCGCCCGCGTCTTCGAACGGGAACGCGCCGCGATGGATGCCCTCGAGGACGGCACCATCACGAACGGCGACGTCGTGGTCATCCGCTACGAGGGCCCCAAGGGCGGTCCCGGCATGCGCGAGATGCTCGCGATCACCGGCGCGATCAAGGGCGCCGGGCTGGGCAAGGACGTCCTCCTGCTCACCGACGGCCGATTCTCCGGCGGCACCACCGGCCTGTGCGTCGGCCACGTGGCACCGGAAGCCGTCGACGGCGGTCCCATCGCGTTCGTCCGCGACGGCGACCAGATCCGACTGGACGTCGGAACGGGCACCCTCGAACTGCTCGTCGACGAAGAGGAACTCGCCGGCCGCAAGAACGGGTGGGAGCCTCTGCCCCCGCGCTACACCCGCGGGGTCCTGGCCAAGTACACGAAGCTCGTCGGTTCCGCCTCGGGCGGCGCCGTCTGCGGGTAG
- a CDS encoding MFS transporter, with translation MTETVLRLSTRQGRWVITATVLGSSLALLDGTVVNIALPHIGEDLGSDVAGMQWVLSGYTLALASLILLGGALGDRWGRRRVFVWGTVWFAAASLLCGIAPDITMLVIARILQGVGAAMLTPGSLALISASIHEDDRGAAIGLWSGLGGVAGAIGPLLGGWLVEVAGWRSVFLLNLPFAVVVVWASMRHVPESRDPHPPDHLDVLGSVCAVIGLGALTYGLIEMNLIAGVVGTVALIAFVVVERRSPNALVPPSLFASRMFVVANLVTLAVYAALGGVFFLLVLQLQLVAGYSPIEAGVATIPITLAMLAFSSRAGSYAQTHGPRLPMTVGPALAAIGLLLMTRIGPGANYWTVVLPGVVVFGLGLSAMVAPLTAAVLGSVPVDQSGIASGVNNAVARTSQLLAVAALPGIAGIDAESMIDPDSFSQGFRIAMYICIALLLVGATIAAALIRAPAPPTPPADSVACKPHCDVTGPAVQPTLARSNRTPPNG, from the coding sequence ATGACCGAGACAGTTCTGCGCCTGAGCACCCGCCAAGGGCGGTGGGTGATCACCGCGACCGTTCTCGGTTCGAGCCTCGCGCTACTGGACGGCACGGTGGTGAACATCGCCCTGCCGCACATCGGCGAGGACCTCGGGTCGGATGTCGCGGGAATGCAGTGGGTACTGAGCGGGTACACCCTCGCCCTGGCGTCGCTGATCCTGCTGGGCGGGGCGCTCGGGGATCGCTGGGGCAGGCGCCGCGTCTTCGTCTGGGGGACGGTCTGGTTCGCGGCGGCGTCACTCCTGTGCGGCATCGCACCCGACATCACGATGCTCGTGATCGCACGGATTCTGCAGGGTGTCGGGGCCGCGATGCTGACCCCCGGCAGCCTCGCTCTGATCTCGGCCTCGATCCACGAGGACGACCGGGGTGCCGCAATCGGACTGTGGTCGGGACTCGGCGGGGTGGCGGGGGCGATCGGCCCTCTCCTGGGCGGCTGGCTGGTGGAGGTGGCCGGCTGGCGGTCGGTGTTCCTGCTCAATCTTCCGTTCGCCGTCGTCGTCGTGTGGGCGTCGATGCGGCACGTCCCGGAGAGCCGCGACCCGCATCCGCCCGATCACCTCGACGTGCTCGGGTCGGTGTGCGCGGTGATCGGCCTCGGCGCGCTCACCTACGGTCTGATCGAGATGAACCTGATCGCCGGGGTGGTCGGGACCGTCGCGCTGATCGCGTTCGTCGTGGTGGAACGGCGTTCACCGAACGCCCTGGTGCCGCCGAGTTTGTTCGCGTCGCGCATGTTCGTGGTGGCAAACCTGGTGACGCTCGCCGTGTACGCCGCACTCGGCGGCGTCTTCTTCCTCCTGGTCCTGCAGTTGCAGTTGGTGGCCGGATACTCGCCGATCGAAGCCGGAGTCGCCACCATCCCGATCACGCTGGCGATGCTGGCGTTCTCCTCCCGCGCCGGCAGCTACGCCCAGACCCACGGCCCACGGCTGCCGATGACCGTCGGGCCCGCACTCGCAGCGATCGGCCTGCTGTTGATGACCCGGATCGGGCCGGGTGCGAACTATTGGACGGTCGTGCTCCCCGGCGTCGTCGTCTTCGGCCTCGGACTGTCCGCCATGGTCGCGCCGCTGACCGCCGCCGTGCTCGGGTCGGTCCCGGTCGACCAGTCCGGCATCGCCTCCGGGGTGAACAACGCCGTCGCGCGCACCAGCCAGCTGCTGGCGGTGGCCGCACTCCCCGGGATCGCCGGGATCGACGCCGAAAGCATGATCGACCCCGACAGCTTCTCGCAGGGCTTCCGCATCGCGATGTACATCTGCATCGCACTGCTCCTGGTCGGGGCGACCATCGCCGCAGCCCTGATCCGGGCGCCCGCCCCGCCGACTCCCCCCGCGGATTCGGTTGCATGCAAACCACATTGCGACGTCACCGGCCCGGCAGTGCAACCGACCCTCGCCCGGTCGAACCGTACTCCCCCGAACGGGTGA
- a CDS encoding GNAT family N-acetyltransferase, whose protein sequence is MVRRGSGSAVLVAISRAGFGILDIVARSKPKVESLHVYIEVDDLSREAVHGLLAEHLADMRATSPPDSVHALDLPGLRDPSVTVWTLWDEETVLGTVALRELSPAEGEIKSMRTATEARGRGVASRLLAHLVDEARARGYVRLNLETGTEDFFAPARRLYTEHGFTECPPFGSYGNDPNSIFFTLAL, encoded by the coding sequence ATGGTGCGCCGCGGTTCAGGCAGCGCGGTACTCGTTGCGATTTCTCGCGCGGGCTTCGGCATACTCGACATCGTTGCCCGGTCGAAACCGAAAGTCGAGAGCCTGCACGTGTACATCGAAGTCGACGACCTGTCCCGCGAGGCCGTGCACGGACTGTTGGCCGAGCACCTGGCGGACATGCGTGCCACGTCGCCGCCCGACAGTGTTCACGCCCTCGATCTGCCCGGCTTGCGGGACCCGTCGGTCACCGTGTGGACGCTCTGGGACGAGGAGACGGTGCTGGGAACCGTGGCTCTGCGTGAGCTCTCGCCGGCCGAGGGCGAGATCAAGTCGATGCGGACGGCCACCGAGGCGCGCGGGCGGGGTGTGGCCAGCCGGCTCCTCGCGCATCTGGTCGACGAGGCGCGGGCACGCGGGTACGTCCGGCTCAACCTCGAGACCGGCACCGAGGACTTCTTCGCCCCGGCCAGGCGCCTGTACACCGAGCACGGCTTCACCGAATGCCCCCCGTTCGGGAGCTACGGCAACGATCCGAACAGCATCTTCTTCACACTCGCCCTGTGA
- a CDS encoding aldo/keto reductase produces MTNIPTVQLSEGLTVSAQGYGAMSVAPVYGPVDAAEALATLHHAIDIGVTFIDTANVYGDGASEIAVGTVLKERRDEVQLATKFGLVGNIANGRRSINAKPDYVAQALDESLSRLGVDTVDLYYLHRVDPEVPIEDTVGAIAEQVKAGKVRNIGLSEATGDELRRASQVHPIAAIQSEWSIWSRDVEKHVVPAAAELGIGFVPYSPVGRGFLTGTYDPATLGDKDLRRRFPRFGDDALPANLKVLDVVREVAAELDATPAQVSLAWLDAKGREFGLPSVSIPGTRFAARVTENAGALAVTLTEGQIARLDLLADLTVGERTADPTWVSLGRE; encoded by the coding sequence ATGACCAACATCCCCACCGTGCAGTTGTCCGAAGGCCTCACCGTCAGCGCGCAGGGCTACGGCGCCATGTCCGTCGCCCCCGTGTACGGCCCCGTCGATGCCGCGGAGGCGCTCGCGACCCTCCACCACGCCATCGACATCGGAGTGACGTTCATCGACACGGCCAACGTGTACGGCGACGGCGCGAGTGAGATCGCGGTGGGCACGGTGCTGAAGGAACGCCGCGACGAGGTGCAGCTGGCCACCAAGTTCGGTCTCGTCGGCAACATCGCGAACGGCCGGCGCAGCATCAACGCCAAGCCCGACTACGTGGCGCAGGCCCTCGACGAATCGCTGTCCCGGCTCGGCGTCGACACCGTCGATCTGTACTACCTGCACCGCGTCGACCCCGAGGTGCCCATCGAGGACACCGTCGGCGCGATCGCGGAACAGGTGAAGGCAGGCAAGGTCCGCAACATCGGACTGTCGGAGGCGACCGGCGACGAACTGCGTCGCGCGTCACAGGTGCACCCCATCGCCGCGATTCAGAGCGAGTGGAGCATCTGGAGCCGCGACGTCGAGAAGCACGTCGTTCCCGCGGCGGCCGAACTGGGCATCGGCTTCGTGCCGTACTCGCCGGTGGGCCGGGGCTTCCTCACCGGAACGTACGACCCGGCCACGCTGGGCGACAAGGATCTGCGCCGCCGGTTCCCGCGTTTCGGCGACGATGCACTGCCGGCGAACCTGAAGGTGCTCGACGTCGTCCGCGAGGTCGCTGCCGAACTCGACGCGACGCCCGCCCAGGTGTCGCTGGCGTGGCTGGACGCGAAGGGCCGCGAGTTCGGGTTGCCGTCCGTGTCGATTCCCGGCACCCGGTTCGCGGCGCGCGTCACGGAGAACGCCGGCGCGCTCGCAGTCACGCTGACCGAGGGGCAGATCGCGCGCCTGGACCTGCTCGCGGATCTCACCGTCGGCGAGCGCACGGCCGATCCGACCTGGGTGTCGCTGGGCCGCGAGTGA